The Streptomyces lienomycini sequence CCCCGTTCACCGGCGAGAAGCTGGCCGACCTGCCCGAGTCCACGCCCGAGGACGTGGCCGGCGCCTTCGAGCGGGCCCGCACCGCCCAGGCCGTGTGGGCGCGGGTGCCGGTGCGGCAGCGCGCCGCGGTGCTGCTGCACTTCCACGACCTGGTCCTCGAACGCCAGGCCGAGGTCCTCGACCTCATCCAGCTGGAGACCGGCAAGGCCCGCCTGCACGCCCACGAGGAGGTCCAGGCCGTCGCCGTCGCCGCCCGGCACTACGGCCGCAAGGCACCGGCGTACCTGCGCCCCCGGCGGCACACCGGCGCCGTACCGACCCTGACGAAGGTCACCGAGCTGCGCCACCCGCGCGGTGTCGTCGGCCAGATCGCCCCCTGGAACTACCCGCTGGAGCTGTCCGTCGGCGACGCGCTCCCCGCCTTCGTCGCGGGCAACGCCGTCGTCATGAAGCCCGACACCGAGACCTGCCTGACCGCCCTGTGGGCCCGCGACCTGCTCATCGAGGCCGGGCTGCCCGCCGAGGTCTTCCAGGTCGTCCTCGGTGAGGGCCCGGTCGTCGGCCCCGAGGTCGTCAAGCACGCCGACTACGTCTCCTTCACCGGCTCCACCCGCACCGGCCGCGAGGTCGCCCGGGGCGCCGCCGACCGCCTGGTCGGGGTCTCCCTCGAACTCGGCGGCAAGAACGCCATGCTGGTCCTCCGGGACGCCGACGTCGAGAAGGCCGCGGCGGGCGCCGTCCGCGCCTGCTTCTCCTCGGCCGGCCAGCTCTGCATCTCCATCGAGCGGCTCTACGTCCACGAGTCCGTCGCCGACGCCTTCCTGGAGCGCTTCGCCGCCCGCACCAGGGCGATGCGGCTGGGCACCTCCCTCACCTACGGCGCCGACATGGGCTCCCTGGTGGGGGAGCGGCAGCTGGAGACCGTGCGGCGGCACGTCGCGGACGCCGTCGAGCGCGGCGCGAAGCTCGTCGCCGGCGGCACCGCCCGCCCGGACATCGGCCCGTACTTCTACGAGCCGACCATCCTCGACGGCGTCGCCGCCCCCATGACGGTGTGCACCGAGGAGACCTTCGGCCCCGTCGTCTCCGTCCACCGCTTCACCACCGAGGACGAGGCGGTCGAGCACGCCAACTCCACGCCGTACGGCCTGAACTCCTCGGTCTGGACGAAGGACGCCCGGCGCGGCCGCGACGTCGCCGCCCGGCTGCGCACCGGCACCGTCAACATCAACGAGGGGTACGCGTCCGCCTACGGCAGCGTCCAGTCCCCGATGGGCGGCATGAAGGACTCCGGCCTCGGCCGCCGGCACGGCTCCGAGGGCATCCTCAAGTACACCGAGGCCCAGACGGTCGCCCACCAGCGCCTGCTGCCGATGGCGCCGTCGCTCGGCATGGACGACGAGAAGTACGCGGCGTTCATGAGCCGCAGCCTGCGGCTCATGAAGACGCTCCGGTTCAGGTAGCCGACCTCAGGGGCGCGGGGCTGTACCGATATGCGGCTCCGCCGCCCGGGCGCGAGAAACCACGAACGGCCCGCACGCGAAACTCAAAGAGGAGACCCCCATGCCTCAAGACGCCTACGACTACGACGTCCTGATAGTCGGCTCCGGCTTCGGCGGCTCCGTCTCCGCCCTCCGCCTCACCGAGAAGGGCTACCGCGTCGGCGTCCTGGAGGCGGGCCGCCGCTTCACCCGCGAGTCGCTGCCCAAAAACTCCTGGGACCTGAAGAACTACCTCTGGGCGCCGAAGCTCGGCATGTTCGGCATCCAGCGCATCCATCTCCTCGGCAATGTCATGGTCCTGGCGGGTGCGGGCGTCGGCGGGGGCTCCCTCAACTACGCCAACACCCTCTACGTGCCGCCGAAACCGTTCTTCGACGACCCCCAGTGGCGCGGCATCACCGACTGGCAGGAGGAGCTGACGCCGTACTACGACCAGGCCCGGCGCATGCTCGGG is a genomic window containing:
- a CDS encoding succinic semialdehyde dehydrogenase, which codes for MTDAQAPELTGTNPLAPTPEGARTAADVVTPELVAQLTKGVAGSGRTANHTPFTGEKLADLPESTPEDVAGAFERARTAQAVWARVPVRQRAAVLLHFHDLVLERQAEVLDLIQLETGKARLHAHEEVQAVAVAARHYGRKAPAYLRPRRHTGAVPTLTKVTELRHPRGVVGQIAPWNYPLELSVGDALPAFVAGNAVVMKPDTETCLTALWARDLLIEAGLPAEVFQVVLGEGPVVGPEVVKHADYVSFTGSTRTGREVARGAADRLVGVSLELGGKNAMLVLRDADVEKAAAGAVRACFSSAGQLCISIERLYVHESVADAFLERFAARTRAMRLGTSLTYGADMGSLVGERQLETVRRHVADAVERGAKLVAGGTARPDIGPYFYEPTILDGVAAPMTVCTEETFGPVVSVHRFTTEDEAVEHANSTPYGLNSSVWTKDARRGRDVAARLRTGTVNINEGYASAYGSVQSPMGGMKDSGLGRRHGSEGILKYTEAQTVAHQRLLPMAPSLGMDDEKYAAFMSRSLRLMKTLRFR